In one Brevibacillus composti genomic region, the following are encoded:
- a CDS encoding ISLre2 family transposase has translation MSKFTTEFPTMKELETLLFRTLQEQFAAGMAYILEALDEYLMHQRDHSRFRLKDQREVQIDTLFGTVRFKRRLYQDRVKGQHVYLLDRMLAFDGREKLSPFLEEIAIEFASQGPSYRDSAKRLEALLGYRVLSHEAIRDKLITRVEQASTIVSKATRRSVRVLFVEVDGLYTSLQRQRQRGMENRMAIVHEGWEQEGDRVRLRSKRHYLHTTKGEFWEGFGDFLVRHYDMDENTWIVVNGDGANWIGECESYFHRCIYTLDRFHVARELRRFLGQLPETWQTVRQALAAFEADILLATVESVPEEKILEEHRNEWRKYVAYLRRHRRHLIDYRKVLGEAGIDTTGMRPMGSAEAQMRVMAKRTKRGGYSWSVRGVQAMLRAIMARQEGSRLSGQAIAKKQVLQPNPMVRVKDLLREVKEQAKGYINGTIRLLHGPYQSSPTGLALKALRG, from the coding sequence GTGAGCAAGTTTACCACGGAATTTCCCACAATGAAAGAGCTTGAAACGTTGTTGTTTCGAACGTTGCAGGAACAGTTCGCTGCCGGTATGGCTTATATTTTGGAAGCGTTGGACGAGTATCTGATGCATCAACGGGATCATTCACGCTTTCGGCTAAAGGACCAACGAGAAGTCCAGATCGACACGCTCTTTGGTACGGTTCGATTCAAACGGCGATTGTATCAGGATCGCGTGAAGGGTCAACATGTGTATTTGTTGGATCGTATGCTGGCCTTTGACGGGCGGGAGAAGCTAAGCCCGTTTTTGGAAGAGATAGCGATCGAATTTGCTAGCCAAGGCCCCTCGTACCGGGACAGCGCAAAACGCTTGGAAGCGTTACTGGGGTATCGGGTACTGAGCCATGAGGCCATTCGGGACAAACTAATCACGCGGGTTGAACAAGCATCAACCATCGTGTCGAAAGCGACCCGAAGGTCGGTTCGCGTATTGTTTGTGGAAGTGGATGGACTTTACACCTCATTGCAGAGGCAACGCCAGCGGGGAATGGAAAATCGAATGGCGATTGTGCACGAAGGATGGGAACAAGAGGGGGACCGAGTGCGGCTTAGGTCGAAACGCCATTACCTGCATACGACGAAGGGAGAGTTCTGGGAAGGGTTTGGCGACTTTCTGGTTCGTCATTACGACATGGATGAAAACACATGGATCGTAGTCAATGGGGATGGGGCCAATTGGATTGGAGAATGCGAATCCTACTTTCACCGCTGTATTTACACACTGGATCGCTTTCATGTGGCGCGAGAATTGCGCCGATTCCTGGGTCAGTTGCCAGAGACGTGGCAGACGGTAAGGCAGGCGTTGGCGGCCTTTGAAGCGGATATCTTGCTGGCGACAGTAGAGTCCGTACCGGAGGAAAAGATTCTGGAAGAGCACCGGAACGAATGGCGGAAATACGTGGCCTATTTACGGCGGCATCGAAGGCATCTTATCGACTATCGAAAGGTTCTGGGTGAAGCTGGTATCGACACGACGGGCATGCGTCCAATGGGGAGTGCGGAAGCGCAAATGCGGGTGATGGCAAAAAGGACCAAACGAGGCGGCTACAGTTGGAGTGTACGGGGAGTACAAGCGATGTTGCGAGCCATTATGGCACGACAAGAGGGAAGTCGTTTGAGCGGCCAGGCGATAGCGAAGAAGCAAGTGTTACAGCCCAACCCAATGGTCCGAGTGAAGGACTTGCTACGGGAAGTGAAAGAGCAGGCAAAAGGCTATATAAACGGGACGATCCGCCTGTTGCACGGGCCATATCAAAGCAGCCCTACCGGGCTGGCCTTAAAAGCCCTTCGCGGATGA
- a CDS encoding YlaH-like family protein produces MEWFDLVSTYTPSSAGEPSWYDSFRLWADKSRTWIIFIQLILVYYLGFATRIRMPLLKNILLYLLLFVGALIFAILDVRLPVKSGLMIAIAILVIVKVRIKPDGSTRK; encoded by the coding sequence GTGGAGTGGTTTGATCTCGTATCGACATACACCCCTTCTTCTGCGGGGGAGCCTTCCTGGTATGACAGCTTTCGCCTGTGGGCGGACAAGTCCCGTACGTGGATCATTTTTATCCAGTTGATTCTCGTTTATTATCTGGGCTTTGCGACCCGTATACGCATGCCCCTGTTGAAGAATATCCTGCTGTATCTTCTCCTCTTTGTCGGCGCCTTGATTTTCGCCATTCTGGATGTGCGGCTGCCTGTGAAGAGCGGGCTCATGATCGCGATCGCCATCCTGGTGATTGTCAAGGTGCGGATTAAGCCCGACGGGAGCACCAGAAAGTGA
- a CDS encoding deoxyribonuclease IV: MKIGCHISVGKGLESAVLRAVELGAESLQVFTKNPRGLRPKKVDYKDAEKGVALLREHDLELICHTPYITNLSTPKEDLQEVTIRSILEDLHIAEAYGASGAVVHCGKHVGEGEEYGIKRMVETLDLILDQYEGSVKLLLENTAGQGSELGLTIPSLMEIRGATRNADKIGFCFDTCHSFAAGEWSEETFDRLLEEMEQTGYLQHLVAIHFNDSKAPFASRKDRHEKIGKGEIGSKALAKFLVSEKLQHLPVILETPVDDEREYAEEMVYLHELRGSGAAAGQEG; the protein is encoded by the coding sequence TTGAAAATCGGATGTCATATTAGTGTCGGAAAAGGACTGGAAAGCGCTGTTTTGCGGGCAGTAGAGCTGGGGGCGGAATCGCTGCAGGTGTTTACGAAAAACCCGCGCGGACTGCGCCCGAAAAAAGTGGATTACAAAGACGCGGAAAAAGGGGTCGCCCTCCTGCGGGAGCATGATTTGGAGCTGATCTGCCATACTCCGTACATTACGAATCTCTCGACGCCCAAGGAAGATTTGCAAGAGGTGACGATTCGTTCTATTCTGGAAGATCTGCACATTGCCGAAGCGTATGGAGCGAGCGGCGCCGTCGTCCACTGCGGCAAGCATGTGGGAGAAGGGGAAGAGTACGGGATCAAGCGGATGGTGGAGACGCTGGATTTGATCCTCGACCAATACGAGGGGAGCGTCAAGCTGCTCCTCGAAAATACGGCTGGCCAAGGCTCTGAGCTGGGCCTGACGATCCCTTCTCTGATGGAGATCCGCGGGGCGACACGCAATGCGGACAAAATCGGCTTTTGCTTTGACACCTGCCACTCTTTTGCAGCAGGCGAGTGGAGCGAGGAGACGTTTGACCGCTTGCTGGAGGAGATGGAGCAGACCGGCTATCTGCAGCATCTGGTGGCGATCCACTTTAATGACAGCAAAGCGCCGTTTGCAAGCCGCAAAGACCGGCATGAAAAAATCGGGAAAGGGGAAATCGGCAGCAAGGCGCTGGCCAAATTCCTCGTATCCGAAAAGCTGCAGCATCTTCCGGTGATTCTGGAAACGCCGGTGGACGACGAGCGTGAGTACGCAGAAGAAATGGTCTATCTGCATGAGCTTCGCGGCAGCGGTGCAGCGGCAGGTCAGGAGGGGTAG